A region of the Parvularculales bacterium genome:
AATCTTTCCGTGAGGCGTGAGGCGCTGGACTATCTTAATGATGGAGGGGCTATCGGCATTTTTCCCAGCGGTCAGGTTGCTACGTCGTTAAAACCTTTCGGAGACGCCATAGACAGGCAGTGGGGGGTCTATACGGGGCGGCTTGTCATGCGCTCCAGGGCAACGGTCGTGCCTATTTATTTTGCCGGTCAGAACAGCCGCCTGTTTCAGCTGATGGCACGCGTTAATGATCTTGTACGTGTCGGTTTGCTGCTTCGTGAGTTGGCAAAGAGCTATAAAGGGGGTGTTGATCTTGTGATCGGCAAACCGGTTGAGCGCGAAGAGATTGAAAAACGCGAACAGAACCCGAAACTGCTGATGGAATATCTCCGCCGTTGTACGTATTCTCTGGCAACGCCTCCCCTTGATGATCTCAGCTATGGCTGGGATTTTGATAAGGCGTATGGGAAAGGGCGGAATACATGAGCCCGTTTGGTGACTCGCGTTTTGAAGGGGATTTATATACTTTCATAAACATCAGGGTTTGAATGAAAAGGATATTAACAATGAAAAAACTACTCACTATCTGTGCCATCAGTATGGCACTGGCAGGCTGTGCCCGGGAGCGGTCTCCGGCGCATCTTATCAAACCCTATCAGGTGCCGGAGAAACCGGCTGTCAGCGCCATGGATAAAGGCAAGCTTGCTGTTCAGCAGGGCATGTCACAAGCTGAAGTTTCCGAACTGTTTGGCCCGCCACAAAGCGTTTCGGTTAAAACATGCAGGCAGGAGAGTGATAGTAGCGCGGCGCGGGGCCCGGGCGGCACACCCCTGATTGTAGGGGTATGGATTTCCGGTGAGGGATCGTCAGATGAGAAGATGCGGGACGATGCTACTGTTGATGAGTGGCCCTGCACTGTCTGGGAATATGATAAATACAATATAAAGGGGAGCTTTTATTTCACCAAGAATGACCATGATGGAAAATGGCGTCTGGACACTTTTGGCGTTACCGAAAAATAGATATCCGATTAGCTTTATTCCTTTACGTACCGTTTGCGCCCGGTATCCGGAGAACATCTACAATGGATAACGGAACAGAAAAACGGCAGATCAGCATCGCGTAAGCGCCTGACCGCAGGCCGCAAACTGACCTGCCGTTAGTTTCCTGCTAAAACTTTAATTGCAAAGTGGAGAGCTAGTGCCCCAATGATATTCAGCCCCATCGCACCACCATGGTTCATAATCTTCACCTGCATGTGCGTCAGTAGATGTAAAAGCGACGAGTCCGCCAAAAGCGAAGGCCATAAAAAGGGCGATTGAAAGTGTTGTTAGCGTATTCATGAGTTTGTTCCTCTCTTCTACAGTTTCCTGATATATCAAGCGCTAGCTATTTCCGGGCGTACCGGCCACCGGCCGGATACCCCGTCAGACCGGAGAAAACGCGGGAGCACCTGTTTTCTCTTACCGGTCTGACCCGTCAATAATCCCATCATACCCTCTTCCGGACAAATCAACTATCTGTAACGATTACGTGAGAGGGGGGCCCTGTCCGGTCTTTTCCGGTTTTTTATGCCGTTTGCGTACACAAGGCTATAGTTCCCCAATTTAAAGGTTCCGGAACTGAGGACGGGGAACCTTCAGTTTGACCTTCCCACCCCAGGGGATCTTATCAAAACTTTGCATCCAGACTGTGAGTTGCTCATGCAATGCGTGATAATCAGGAGTTCCGAAGTACACCTCTTTGAACCATTTCTTTTTGTTAAGGTGGTTTTCAGTGTCCCTACCATCAAGAAGACTTCTGTGCACGCGGAGATATTCTTCCGGAGTCAAGCCATCATAACCGACAAATTTTGAAGGTCCGAAGAACGGCTTACCACTCTCTTCAAGGACGTAGAAGACACGAAATCTATTGAGCAGTCCTACAAGCTCGGAGTATCTATGCAGGGATTCGTTGAACGTCCTGATAGCATCAAATACGTGTTTAGGTCTTGTGACAAAATTTGGCATCACCGTCTCCAGTGTAGATTCCCTGTTGTAATCCTGATGAAATAAGCAGAAGGCTTGAAGAATGAGGGTGTTGGTGACAGATTTAGTGACTATCGGAGCGTTTGGTGACAGACTCGAGTGATTTTATACAGATAGTACGGGTTTTTATGCTGTTTAGGGTACTAAAGTATATAAGCCCCCAAATTTTACGTACTGTTTGCGCCCGGTGTCCAGAGAACATCATCGGCCCCTTTATTATTGGCATGACGGGCGGCGACAAATAGCAAATCCGACAGACGGTTAATGTAGGCCACGGCAGGCTCGCCTACGGGTTCGTGAGTTGCAAGGGCGGTTATGCGCCGCTCGGCCCGACGTGTCAGGGCGCGGGCCAGATGAAAATGGGCGGCGGCGGGGGTTCCCCCCGGCAACACGAAAGAGCGCAGGGGATTAAGGTCGGCATTGAGCCGGTCAATTTCCTCTTCCAGACGTGTGACCTGAACGGGGGTGATGCGCAGGGCTTTGTCTGTACTTTCACCGTCATTGTCCGGCGGGGCGGGGCGGCATAAATCAGCGCCCAAATCAAACAGATCATTCTGGATGCGGGCCAGCAGACTATCCAGCGTCTCATCGTTGGCCGTATGGAGCCGTACCATGCCGATGGCACTGTTGGCTTCATCTACCGCTCCATAAGCCTCGACCCGCCTATCATGCTTGGGACGACGTTGGCCATCTCCCAGAGCCGTGTCACCTTTATCTCCGGTTTTGGTGTAAATTTTATTGAGGGTTACCACGATGCAACGCTAACGCTAAATACTCTTCTGCCAGTTTGCGATTGCTTCACCGATTTCGTTAGGACTATCTTCCTGAACAAAATGTATGCCCTTAACGGTGACTTCCGTCTGGTTTTTCCACGAGCGGCAAAAATCCCGTTGTACGCCTGTCAAAATGGCACCCGGCTCGGCGTTGATAAACAATTTTGGCATATCCGTTTCGGCCATGAATTTGGCGTAATCCTCAACAATGGCGACGACATCTTCCGGCTCCCCCTCCAGTGGGATCTGGCGGGGCCATGTCAGGGTGGGGCGGCGGCTTTCCCCTTCTTCAGAAAACGGCCGCCGGTAGACGGTCATTTCTTCTTCCGTCAGATCGCGCAAAACAGAGCCGTTCAGGACTCTCTCAACAAAGATATTGTTTTTCAAAATCATCTCCTCTCCCGCCGGAGAGCGAAACGCCTTGAATATATCGCGGGCTGCCTCGCTCCACTCATCCCAGCTAAGAGGACGCACGATGGCCTCCATGTAAGCAATGCCTTTTACGCGGTCCGGATGCCGCCGTGCCCAGTCAAAGCCAAGGGCCGATCCCCAGTCATGAATGACCAGTGTAATGTTGTCGCCCGGGTTCAGCGCTTCAAGGATGCCGTCAAGATACTCGCGGTGCTCTACGAAACGATACCGGTCCGGGCCGGAGGGCGAGAGTTTTTCCGACTCTCCCATGCCGATTAGATCGGGCGCAATACACCGCGCGCTATCTGACAGATGGGGCATGATGTTGCGCCACAGATAGGACGACGTAGGATTGCCGTGTAAAAACACGACAGTCTTATCAGATGTAACGTCTCCTATTTCCACGTATGCCATCTGTTTGCCCTGAACGGAGACATGCTTTTTCGGATGTTCCGCAGAGGAAATTTTTTGATCACTCATAAGTTTAACTCTCCGTGTTTTTTGGGGTTTGTATACTGACTTTATCAGGGAATAAAATAAAGGTAAAAATAATGATTTTCCCGCAGGAGGGGTCATTGCTTGCATGACGTTATTAAACGAATACCTAAATCAAGAGTGTCGTAAC
Encoded here:
- a CDS encoding 1-acyl-sn-glycerol-3-phosphate acyltransferase, translated to GPLVCIANHPFGVLDGLIMGYLLSLRRGKDFKIFAHGVFQHTEDVGAYILPVMFDEDAETVRKNLSVRREALDYLNDGGAIGIFPSGQVATSLKPFGDAIDRQWGVYTGRLVMRSRATVVPIYFAGQNSRLFQLMARVNDLVRVGLLLRELAKSYKGGVDLVIGKPVEREEIEKREQNPKLLMEYLRRCTYSLATPPLDDLSYGWDFDKAYGKGRNT
- a CDS encoding cob(I)yrinic acid a,c-diamide adenosyltransferase codes for the protein MVTLNKIYTKTGDKGDTALGDGQRRPKHDRRVEAYGAVDEANSAIGMVRLHTANDETLDSLLARIQNDLFDLGADLCRPAPPDNDGESTDKALRITPVQVTRLEEEIDRLNADLNPLRSFVLPGGTPAAAHFHLARALTRRAERRITALATHEPVGEPAVAYINRLSDLLFVAARHANNKGADDVLWTPGANST
- a CDS encoding haloalkane dehalogenase, with the protein product MSDQKISSAEHPKKHVSVQGKQMAYVEIGDVTSDKTVVFLHGNPTSSYLWRNIMPHLSDSARCIAPDLIGMGESEKLSPSGPDRYRFVEHREYLDGILEALNPGDNITLVIHDWGSALGFDWARRHPDRVKGIAYMEAIVRPLSWDEWSEAARDIFKAFRSPAGEEMILKNNIFVERVLNGSVLRDLTEEEMTVYRRPFSEEGESRRPTLTWPRQIPLEGEPEDVVAIVEDYAKFMAETDMPKLFINAEPGAILTGVQRDFCRSWKNQTEVTVKGIHFVQEDSPNEIGEAIANWQKSI